A single Triticum dicoccoides isolate Atlit2015 ecotype Zavitan chromosome 2A, WEW_v2.0, whole genome shotgun sequence DNA region contains:
- the LOC119359434 gene encoding fasciclin-like arabinogalactan protein 14, which produces MACLRATTAALLLTLVSSAAATTTKFNITEVLNKSPEFLTFNGLLSKTNLAEEINKRQTITVLVVDNSAASGITSLPTDTQKKVLAVHVILDYYDPMKLENIEKGTALLTSLFQTTGAATDRMGFVNYTHSVDDQMVFGSAEPGAPLSSQLVKVVACRPYNLSVMQVSAAIIPPSISSSGKGSSAAPGPAYGSSSNASVPTITEAETLESPDEASALDDDAPASSPPVHSADTAAGSHTSAGNTVVVRTRVWLVGLMILMV; this is translated from the coding sequence ATGGCATGTCTGAGGGCCACCACCGCCGCACTCCTTCTCACCCTTGTGTCGTCGGCCGCGGCCACCACGACAAAGTTCAACATTACCGAGGTCCTCAACAAATCCCCGGAGTTCTTGACCTTCAACGGCCTTCTGTCGAAGACGAATCTCGCTGAGGAAATCAACAAGCGGCAGACCATCACCGTTCTCGTGGTCGACAACTCCGCTGCCAGCGGCATCACGTCGCTGCCCACAGACACGCAGAAGAAGGTGCTCGCCGTGCACGTCATCCTCGACTACTACGATCCCATGAAACTTGAAAACATCGAGAAGGGGACGGCGCTCCTTACCTCGCTCTTCCAGACTACCGGCGCCGCCACCGACCGCATGGGGTTCGTCAACTACACCCATAGCGTGGACGaccagatggtgtttggctcagCCGAGCCCGGCGCACCGCTCAGCTCGCAGCTGGTGAAGGTCGTTGCCTGCCGACCATACAATCTATCCGTCATGCAGGTCAGCGCAGCAATCATTCCACCAAGCATCAGCTCGTCGGGCAAGGGGAGCTCCGCGGCACCCGGTCCAGCCTACGGTTCATCGTCCAACGCGAGTGTCCCGACCATTACCGAGGCTGAGACGCTTGAATCGCCCGACGAGGCCAGTGCGCTAGACGATGACGCTCCTGCATCATCGCCACCAGTGCATAGCGCTGACACGGCCGCAGGCTCGCACACTTCGGCGGGGAACACAGTGGTGGTCCGCACACGTGTTTGGCTCGTGGGGCTTATGATATTGATGGTTTAA